The following proteins come from a genomic window of Lachnoclostridium phytofermentans ISDg:
- a CDS encoding [FeFe] hydrogenase, group A, translating to MAKYMIIDGNRVEFNDEPNILALVRKAGIDLPTFCYYSDLSIYGACRMCVVEDQWGGIIASCSTPPKDKMEVKTNTPKLHQHRKMILELLLAAHCRDCTVCDKNGKCRLQELAHRFGIKSVRFENKTEEMELDTSSASIIRDPGKCILCGDCVRMCNEIQNVGAIDFAHRGAKMIVSPAFNKKIAETNCVNCGQCAAVCPTAAITVKSDLKDVWKAIYNPKKRVVVQVAPAVRVALGEEFHMKAGENVIGKIVAALRRLGFDAIFDTSVGADLTIMEESKELLKKLEAGENKYPLFTSCCPGWIRYAETKHKELLPYISTCKSPMEMFGAVIKEHFKGLDSTEGVETVSVAIMPCSAKKYEASREEFKRNDIPDVDYVITTIELVKMIKEIGIQFEEIEPEAPDMPFSLYSGAGVIFGVTGGVTEAAVRRVVADKSPKALKDIEFLGLRGMEGVKVCELQVEENSIVRIGVVSGLANAEALIEKIESGEEHFDFVEVMACPGGCIAGAGQPFSHKEEKNARALGMYKADKVSQIKRCEENPLMLSLYNGMLKHRTHELLHVSYRKED from the coding sequence ATGGCAAAATATATGATTATTGATGGCAACCGAGTGGAATTTAACGATGAGCCAAATATCCTTGCTTTAGTTCGTAAAGCAGGTATCGATCTTCCCACTTTTTGTTACTATTCTGATTTATCCATCTACGGAGCTTGCAGAATGTGTGTAGTAGAAGATCAATGGGGTGGCATTATTGCCTCCTGCTCCACTCCTCCTAAGGATAAGATGGAAGTTAAAACAAATACACCAAAACTTCATCAACATAGAAAGATGATATTAGAGTTATTACTTGCTGCACATTGCAGGGACTGTACGGTTTGTGACAAAAACGGTAAATGTCGCCTTCAAGAGTTAGCTCACCGTTTTGGAATTAAGTCTGTCCGTTTTGAAAATAAGACGGAAGAGATGGAACTTGATACCTCTTCTGCTTCCATTATTCGTGATCCTGGAAAATGTATTCTCTGCGGGGACTGTGTTAGAATGTGTAACGAAATACAGAATGTAGGTGCTATTGACTTTGCACACCGCGGTGCTAAAATGATAGTAAGCCCTGCATTTAATAAAAAAATTGCTGAGACCAATTGTGTAAACTGTGGTCAATGTGCTGCCGTTTGTCCTACCGCTGCGATTACTGTAAAATCAGATTTAAAGGACGTATGGAAGGCAATCTACAATCCTAAAAAACGTGTTGTTGTTCAAGTTGCTCCTGCCGTTCGTGTCGCTCTCGGAGAAGAATTCCATATGAAAGCTGGGGAGAATGTCATTGGGAAAATTGTGGCTGCGCTTCGTAGATTAGGATTTGATGCGATATTTGATACCTCTGTTGGAGCTGACTTAACTATTATGGAGGAGTCTAAAGAGCTATTAAAGAAGCTTGAAGCAGGTGAAAACAAATACCCACTCTTCACTTCTTGCTGCCCTGGCTGGATCCGCTACGCAGAAACGAAGCATAAAGAATTACTTCCGTACATTTCAACCTGTAAATCTCCGATGGAGATGTTTGGTGCTGTAATTAAAGAGCACTTTAAGGGACTTGATTCCACAGAAGGTGTCGAGACAGTTTCGGTTGCAATTATGCCATGCTCTGCAAAGAAGTACGAAGCTTCTAGGGAAGAGTTTAAACGAAACGACATCCCTGATGTGGACTACGTAATCACAACCATAGAACTCGTAAAGATGATTAAAGAAATCGGTATTCAGTTTGAAGAAATTGAGCCAGAAGCTCCAGATATGCCATTCTCCTTGTACTCCGGTGCAGGTGTTATCTTTGGTGTTACTGGTGGAGTTACAGAAGCTGCTGTTCGCCGTGTTGTCGCTGATAAGAGTCCAAAAGCGCTAAAAGACATTGAATTCTTAGGTCTGCGTGGTATGGAGGGTGTAAAGGTTTGTGAACTTCAGGTGGAAGAGAACTCTATTGTCCGCATCGGTGTTGTCAGTGGTTTAGCAAATGCAGAGGCTTTGATTGAAAAGATTGAAAGCGGTGAAGAACATTTTGATTTTGTTGAAGTAATGGCATGCCCTGGTGGTTGTATTGCCGGTGCAGGTCAGCCATTTAGCCACAAGGAAGAGAAAAATGCTCGTGCATTAGGTATGTACAAAGCTGATAAGGTTTCACAGATTAAAAGATGTGAAGAGAACCCTCTGATGCTCTCTTTGTACAACGGTATGTTAAAACACCGTACTCACGAATTGCTACACGTATCCTATCGAAAGGAAGACTAA
- a CDS encoding NADH-ubiquinone oxidoreductase-F iron-sulfur binding region domain-containing protein encodes MLIRSREELDALKVRYQKSFKSQYKQILICGGTGCVAGGSLNIYARLKELIEESGLDVSVSLEDEPHEAVGIKKSGCHGFCEMGPLLRIEPAGVLYIKVKVEDCEEIVEQSIIKDGVVERLLYKDSEGNSYNKQEDIPFYKQQTRVALEHCGHINAESINEYIAMGGYQAVAKALFDMTSESIVDEISDSYLRGRGGGGFPTGKKWAQVLRQTEETKYVVCNGDEGDPGAFMDRSMMEGDPHRMIEGMIIAGIATKAHYGYIYVRAEYPLAVHRLETAIEQARSLGLLGCNILGSGFSFALKISQGAGAFVCGEGSALTASIEGNRGMPRVKPPRTVEKGLFEKPTVLNNVETFCNVPSIILKGADWYKTYGLEKNYGTKAFALTGNVMNTGLIEVPMGTTLRKVIYDIGGGVKGGEFKAVQIGGPSGGCLVLNAENDHLDMPLDFDSLKKVGAMIGSGGLVVMNDKSCMVEVARFFMNFTQNESCGKCVPCREGTKRMLELLTDIVEGRGTLEHLDLLEELAETISATALCGLGKTAASPVVSTIKYFRDEYIAHVVDKKCPAGQCKALMTLKIIPELCKGCTKCARLCPVSAISGEVKKLHSIDTKKCIKCGACKDSCGFKAIIEE; translated from the coding sequence ATGTTAATTAGAAGCAGAGAAGAATTGGACGCCTTAAAAGTCCGCTATCAAAAGTCTTTTAAAAGCCAATACAAACAGATACTAATCTGTGGTGGAACTGGCTGTGTAGCTGGTGGATCCTTAAACATCTATGCCAGACTAAAAGAACTAATCGAGGAAAGTGGGCTTGATGTTTCCGTATCCTTAGAGGATGAGCCGCATGAAGCTGTAGGTATAAAAAAGAGCGGATGCCATGGTTTTTGTGAGATGGGACCTTTACTTCGTATCGAACCGGCAGGAGTTCTCTACATCAAGGTGAAAGTAGAAGATTGTGAAGAAATCGTAGAGCAAAGTATTATAAAAGATGGAGTTGTAGAAAGGCTTCTGTATAAGGATAGCGAAGGTAACTCCTATAATAAACAAGAAGACATACCTTTTTATAAACAGCAGACGCGTGTCGCCCTAGAACACTGCGGACATATCAATGCAGAATCAATTAACGAATACATAGCTATGGGAGGCTATCAAGCAGTAGCAAAAGCTCTCTTTGATATGACCTCTGAATCTATTGTAGATGAAATTTCCGATTCCTATCTTCGTGGTCGTGGGGGCGGCGGGTTCCCAACCGGAAAGAAGTGGGCACAGGTACTTCGCCAGACCGAAGAAACCAAATACGTGGTTTGTAATGGTGATGAAGGTGACCCAGGTGCTTTTATGGACCGTAGTATGATGGAGGGTGATCCTCATCGAATGATAGAAGGTATGATAATCGCAGGAATTGCAACAAAAGCACATTATGGTTATATCTATGTTCGTGCAGAGTATCCACTTGCAGTACACCGTTTGGAGACAGCAATCGAACAAGCAAGGAGCTTAGGATTACTCGGGTGTAATATCTTAGGTTCTGGATTTTCCTTTGCTTTAAAAATTAGCCAAGGAGCAGGTGCCTTTGTTTGTGGAGAAGGATCTGCCTTAACCGCTTCCATCGAAGGTAACCGTGGAATGCCTAGAGTAAAGCCACCTAGAACGGTAGAAAAGGGATTATTTGAGAAGCCTACCGTATTAAATAACGTAGAAACCTTCTGTAATGTGCCGTCTATCATCTTAAAAGGTGCAGACTGGTATAAGACTTATGGTTTAGAAAAAAATTATGGAACAAAAGCATTTGCCTTAACAGGTAATGTTATGAATACCGGCTTAATTGAAGTACCAATGGGTACTACCCTTCGTAAGGTTATCTATGATATTGGTGGCGGTGTAAAGGGTGGTGAGTTTAAAGCGGTACAAATTGGCGGTCCATCCGGTGGGTGTCTTGTATTAAATGCAGAGAATGACCATCTTGACATGCCACTTGATTTTGACTCCTTAAAAAAAGTAGGTGCAATGATAGGTTCCGGTGGTCTTGTTGTTATGAATGATAAGAGCTGTATGGTGGAAGTCGCTAGGTTCTTCATGAACTTTACCCAGAACGAATCCTGTGGAAAATGTGTTCCATGCCGTGAAGGTACCAAACGAATGTTAGAACTCTTAACTGATATTGTAGAGGGAAGAGGGACACTTGAGCACCTAGATCTATTAGAAGAATTAGCGGAAACCATTTCTGCTACTGCTCTTTGTGGTCTTGGTAAAACAGCTGCATCTCCTGTTGTTTCAACCATCAAGTACTTTAGAGACGAATACATTGCCCATGTCGTTGATAAAAAATGTCCTGCCGGTCAGTGTAAGGCATTAATGACCTTAAAGATTATTCCTGAACTTTGTAAAGGATGTACGAAATGTGCTAGACTGTGCCCTGTTTCCGCAATCTCCGGTGAAGTTAAGAAGCTTCATAGTATTGATACAAAGAAGTGTATCAAATGTGGAGCTTGTAAAGATAGCTGTGGTTTCAAAGCAATCATTGAAGAGTAG
- a CDS encoding (2Fe-2S) ferredoxin domain-containing protein, with product MLINICIGSACHLKGSYNVITEMQQLMEEDSYGSQIELKSVFCLGHCQSGVSVQIDDEPTIYSVSKDSVKDFYYNTVIPKLKG from the coding sequence ATGCTGATTAACATTTGTATTGGCAGCGCCTGCCATTTAAAAGGTTCCTACAACGTAATAACCGAAATGCAGCAACTCATGGAAGAAGACAGCTATGGCTCGCAGATTGAATTAAAGTCCGTGTTTTGTCTTGGCCATTGTCAATCCGGCGTTTCTGTCCAGATTGACGATGAACCTACCATTTACAGCGTATCCAAGGATTCCGTTAAGGATTTTTACTATAATACTGTTATCCCTAAATTAAAGGGATAA
- a CDS encoding DUF1540 domain-containing protein: protein MSNVMCGATNCSYNQGHVCCANTIKVGGKAATSEESTCCASFLNRAVYSNLAEYTSMRGTSKEILCNVATCNYNSADHCSLDEIEVGGSSQTSFYTETDCLSFDKLS, encoded by the coding sequence ATGTCTAACGTTATGTGTGGTGCAACCAACTGTTCCTATAACCAAGGACACGTCTGTTGTGCAAATACCATTAAAGTGGGTGGGAAAGCTGCAACAAGTGAGGAATCTACCTGCTGTGCAAGCTTTTTAAATAGAGCTGTTTATAGTAATTTAGCAGAGTATACATCAATGAGAGGTACTTCAAAGGAGATTCTTTGTAATGTAGCAACTTGTAATTATAATAGCGCTGATCACTGTAGCCTTGATGAGATTGAAGTTGGTGGCAGTAGTCAAACAAGTTTCTATACCGAAACGGATTGCTTAAGTTTTGATAAGCTCTCTTAA
- a CDS encoding ABC transporter permease, with the protein MTGFFTMFKANVRLLLRNKGFVCCIFFLPLLTLLWLAMPLKYPIESEGINIIEVEAGERILLSMVDIELSIKVYDASDSKSSQYLLDGLLDTGGYSVYREKVTDKTIAQIKEEATLTANRSNLGIQLYLPKDFEERILSGEYKEAILVLKSNEDERIPLLYENLNRLVGDMVELSHIEPPTKEDSIRSYHELLEAKDGSIENRVETVSTKNSRVITAKERHQKENFGYTISFLSLSSLLIGVFITGIFLKEKEYQVLKRITLTQTKIAGYGLAKIILIIPTTMLQTGIYLLGLNTFVKADIGVNNSEFTLMAFGIGFTFQLLSITLGTLFDNILTVSYVAFFAWVFTSTLSGLYFPVEKASSLIKSLSYLMPQSWTIRFFDGIKGANTGIYSMFILIMLAFCIVFLSIGVFGLKITEKE; encoded by the coding sequence ATGACCGGATTTTTTACAATGTTTAAGGCAAATGTTAGGTTATTGTTACGAAACAAAGGCTTTGTTTGCTGTATTTTTTTTCTTCCATTGTTGACATTACTTTGGTTAGCAATGCCGCTTAAATACCCAATAGAATCTGAAGGTATTAATATCATAGAAGTAGAAGCAGGAGAGAGGATATTGCTTTCCATGGTGGATATTGAACTCTCAATAAAGGTATATGATGCATCGGATTCTAAAAGCTCTCAGTACTTATTAGATGGCTTGTTAGATACTGGCGGTTACAGCGTCTATCGCGAAAAGGTAACCGATAAGACAATAGCACAGATAAAAGAAGAGGCTACCTTGACTGCAAATCGAAGTAATCTTGGAATCCAGCTATATTTACCCAAGGATTTTGAGGAACGTATTTTAAGTGGAGAATATAAAGAGGCTATCTTAGTTTTAAAGAGTAATGAGGATGAGAGGATTCCCCTTTTGTATGAAAATCTGAATCGATTGGTTGGTGATATGGTAGAGCTTTCTCATATAGAGCCGCCCACAAAGGAGGATAGTATTCGTAGCTATCATGAATTATTGGAGGCCAAGGATGGAAGTATCGAGAATAGAGTAGAAACAGTTTCCACAAAAAACAGTAGGGTGATTACAGCTAAGGAACGGCATCAGAAAGAGAACTTTGGTTATACAATATCTTTTCTGTCCTTATCTTCTTTATTAATCGGTGTATTTATTACAGGAATATTCCTAAAGGAAAAGGAGTATCAAGTTCTTAAAAGAATTACTTTAACCCAAACAAAGATTGCTGGTTATGGTTTAGCTAAAATTATTCTAATAATCCCTACTACAATGCTGCAGACCGGTATATATCTCCTTGGTCTAAATACATTTGTGAAGGCAGATATTGGAGTCAATAATTCAGAGTTTACTTTGATGGCGTTTGGGATTGGATTTACGTTTCAGCTGCTTAGCATCACTCTTGGAACCTTATTTGATAATATCCTAACCGTGAGTTATGTTGCTTTCTTTGCATGGGTATTTACCAGTACGCTTTCCGGTCTTTACTTTCCTGTGGAAAAGGCGTCGTCTTTGATAAAATCGCTATCCTATTTAATGCCACAATCATGGACCATACGTTTTTTTGATGGTATAAAGGGAGCAAATACTGGGATTTATTCTATGTTTATCTTAATTATGCTGGCATTTTGTATTGTATTTTTAAGCATTGGTGTATTTGGTTTAAAAATTACAGAAAAGGAATGA
- a CDS encoding response regulator, translating into MEPIKVIIADDSDFVRDGMRIILSVDPDFEVVGCAKNGKEAVELASKSSVDVILMDIEMPVMNGIEATKEIVLHNLGKVLILTTFDDDELVEQSIQNGAKGYLIKNHTPEKLKQMIKSIYNGVNVLDEKVFEKFTSRSIHTNTGFDPNGYTTRELDIIASVAEGLSNKEIAKKLFISEGTVKNHISTILEKGGFSHRTQLAVYYLTGKKQGE; encoded by the coding sequence ATGGAACCTATCAAGGTAATTATTGCGGATGATAGTGATTTTGTAAGAGATGGCATGCGCATTATATTAAGTGTTGACCCTGACTTTGAGGTAGTCGGATGTGCGAAAAATGGAAAGGAAGCAGTAGAACTAGCTTCTAAAAGTTCTGTGGATGTTATCTTAATGGATATCGAGATGCCGGTGATGAACGGCATTGAAGCAACAAAAGAAATCGTACTTCATAATCTTGGGAAGGTACTCATATTGACTACATTTGATGATGATGAATTAGTGGAGCAGTCGATTCAAAATGGAGCAAAAGGCTATTTAATCAAGAATCACACCCCGGAGAAGTTAAAGCAAATGATTAAATCAATCTATAATGGGGTCAATGTTCTGGATGAAAAAGTGTTTGAAAAGTTTACTTCCCGCAGCATTCATACAAATACGGGTTTTGATCCAAATGGGTATACAACAAGAGAACTTGACATCATCGCTTCGGTGGCGGAGGGGCTATCAAACAAAGAAATTGCTAAGAAGCTATTTATTAGCGAGGGAACGGTTAAGAATCACATTAGTACCATTTTAGAAAAGGGAGGCTTCTCTCATCGAACTCAACTTGCTGTTTATTATTTGACCGGGAAAAAACAAGGCGAGTGA
- a CDS encoding flavin reductase family protein: MDPKAFHKISYGVFIVSAEGSDHKAGCVINTLTQVTSSPMKLSIALNKNNDTLEVIKEAGTFSAVVLKEDVDLGLIKIFGFFSSRDKNKFESISYKFDDNNNPYPAGGIVAQFSCRLCDSLDVGSHVICIGEVTDANLVSEDPPLTYADYHSKKGGATPKNSPSYQEGTTGYQCTVCGYIEETDDLPDDFICPVCGKDASYFRKL; this comes from the coding sequence ATGGATCCCAAAGCGTTTCATAAAATAAGCTATGGAGTTTTTATAGTCTCAGCAGAGGGAAGTGATCATAAAGCAGGTTGTGTTATTAACACCCTTACACAAGTTACTTCCTCACCGATGAAACTCTCCATTGCCCTAAATAAAAATAATGATACACTAGAGGTGATTAAAGAAGCAGGGACTTTTAGCGCAGTTGTGCTAAAAGAGGATGTAGACCTTGGGTTAATCAAAATCTTTGGTTTTTTTAGCAGTAGGGATAAAAATAAGTTTGAATCAATTTCTTATAAATTTGACGATAATAATAATCCATATCCAGCTGGGGGCATTGTAGCACAGTTTTCCTGTAGATTATGTGACTCTTTAGATGTTGGAAGCCATGTCATTTGCATAGGAGAGGTAACCGATGCTAACTTAGTTTCAGAAGACCCACCTCTTACCTATGCGGATTATCATTCAAAAAAGGGTGGTGCAACACCAAAGAATTCTCCTTCTTATCAAGAGGGAACAACAGGATATCAATGCACGGTATGCGGGTATATCGAAGAGACTGATGATTTGCCAGACGATTTTATTTGTCCAGTGTGTGGCAAGGATGCTAGTTATTTTCGTAAATTATAA
- a CDS encoding D-alanine--D-alanine ligase family protein, whose translation MKVVVLAGGLSPEREVSLSSGSKIANALMEKGYEVLLLDLYLGIKDVTNIDSLFRKMEDQNPYQYQVPKEEPNLTKLKEDSGNGGILIGENVLLLCQYADKVFLALHGSIGENGQLQAMFDIYGISYTGSGYIGSLLAMDKGLSKVIMQKHGIETPDYIVADLTEEQELEKTLMLPCVIKPLSCGSSVGVSIVRSQEELGKALDYAKKYENKVLIEELIVGREFSVGILNHHALPLIEIIPKTGFYDYTNKYQAGMATEVCPAQLEDEISIKMQEAALKVHEVLQLGFYSRVDFLLKEDGSFYCLEANTLPGMTPTSLLPQEAAAIGISYSKLCELILLG comes from the coding sequence ATGAAGGTAGTAGTTTTGGCCGGAGGATTGAGTCCGGAAAGAGAGGTATCATTAAGTTCTGGAAGTAAAATTGCAAATGCGCTAATGGAAAAGGGATACGAAGTATTATTACTTGACTTATATCTAGGAATTAAGGATGTAACTAATATAGATTCCCTATTTCGTAAAATGGAGGATCAAAATCCATATCAGTATCAAGTTCCTAAGGAAGAACCTAACCTTACGAAACTGAAAGAGGATTCCGGAAATGGTGGTATATTGATTGGAGAAAATGTCTTGTTGTTATGCCAATATGCAGATAAAGTATTTTTGGCACTGCATGGTTCTATCGGTGAAAATGGTCAGCTGCAGGCTATGTTTGATATCTATGGAATTTCCTATACAGGAAGTGGATACATAGGAAGCTTACTTGCTATGGATAAAGGATTATCTAAAGTCATAATGCAAAAGCATGGAATTGAGACGCCGGATTATATTGTTGCGGATTTAACAGAGGAACAAGAATTAGAAAAAACGTTAATGCTTCCTTGTGTAATTAAACCATTAAGCTGCGGTTCCAGTGTTGGGGTATCCATAGTAAGAAGTCAAGAGGAATTAGGGAAGGCTCTTGATTATGCGAAAAAGTATGAAAATAAAGTGTTAATTGAAGAACTCATAGTAGGAAGGGAGTTTTCTGTTGGTATATTAAATCATCATGCTCTTCCTTTAATAGAGATTATACCAAAGACGGGATTCTACGACTATACGAATAAATATCAGGCGGGAATGGCGACGGAAGTATGTCCTGCACAATTAGAGGACGAAATCAGTATAAAGATGCAGGAGGCAGCATTAAAAGTTCATGAGGTATTACAACTTGGCTTTTATTCCAGAGTGGATTTCTTATTAAAAGAAGATGGAAGTTTTTATTGCCTTGAGGCGAATACTTTACCTGGTATGACTCCAACCAGTTTATTACCACAAGAGGCAGCAGCAATAGGAATATCGTATTCTAAGCTATGCGAACTAATTTTATTAGGATAA
- a CDS encoding sensor histidine kinase, translating to MNENIIRYQFVLIKGLLLGAVFLYHVMEQQNKLLSQYGVWVIYALLFAALIAQGITKRHKALLLLIQTGLVIVMISWFGREYALVLPVIFLSIAGSLKIRYPYYATAILGAFVYSGNIAVYLLFTFVCILLFIQNDVIIDKYKNLLQSYEQNEQRLKHSMDNQSHIYKKELIENSLFFENKLLEEKGRLSQALHDKLGHSINGSIYQLEATKVLLTSEPEQANGILQAVIDNLRISMDEIRQLLRGEKPDKRKMALLQLMTLCDECKKKYNIEAEVIMSGDNKSVPEYIWEVILDNSFEAVSNALKYSKCKHITIQIVILNKLVRCTIEDDGVGCMQINEGMGIAGMRKRVRAINGVLDVTAQIGFCINMILPISTLYNNARSEK from the coding sequence TTGAACGAGAATATCATTCGGTATCAATTTGTATTAATAAAGGGTCTCTTACTAGGAGCAGTTTTTTTATATCATGTTATGGAACAACAAAATAAGCTTTTGAGTCAATATGGAGTTTGGGTGATATATGCTCTTTTATTCGCTGCATTAATAGCGCAGGGGATTACTAAGAGGCATAAGGCTCTTTTGCTATTGATACAAACTGGTCTTGTAATTGTTATGATATCTTGGTTTGGAAGGGAATACGCTCTGGTCCTTCCAGTAATATTTTTAAGTATAGCTGGTAGTCTAAAGATTCGATATCCGTACTATGCGACCGCTATCTTAGGAGCATTTGTATATTCCGGTAATATAGCTGTGTATTTATTGTTTACTTTCGTTTGTATATTACTTTTTATCCAAAATGATGTCATTATAGATAAATATAAAAATTTACTACAATCCTATGAGCAAAACGAACAAAGGCTTAAGCATTCCATGGATAATCAAAGTCATATTTATAAAAAAGAATTGATAGAGAATAGCTTATTTTTTGAAAATAAACTGTTAGAGGAAAAAGGACGCTTATCACAGGCATTACATGATAAGTTAGGACACAGCATCAATGGGTCAATATATCAATTAGAGGCAACTAAGGTTTTACTAACAAGTGAGCCAGAGCAAGCAAATGGGATTTTACAAGCGGTTATTGATAACCTAAGAATAAGTATGGATGAAATACGGCAATTACTTCGCGGGGAGAAACCAGACAAACGAAAAATGGCATTACTTCAGCTTATGACCTTGTGTGATGAGTGTAAGAAAAAATACAATATCGAGGCTGAGGTTATTATGAGTGGAGATAATAAGTCGGTGCCAGAGTACATATGGGAAGTCATCTTAGACAATTCCTTCGAGGCGGTATCCAATGCCTTGAAATATTCAAAGTGTAAGCATATCACAATTCAAATCGTAATTTTGAATAAACTTGTGCGATGTACTATAGAAGATGATGGAGTTGGGTGTATGCAGATAAATGAGGGCATGGGAATTGCGGGAATGCGCAAACGGGTTCGAGCAATCAATGGAGTTCTTGATGTCACCGCTCAAATCGGGTTCTGCATTAATATGATTTTACCAATCTCCACATTATATAACAACGCAAGAAGCGAGAAATGA
- a CDS encoding NADH peroxidase yields the protein MKKFVCSVCGYVHEGDSAPDKCPICNADSSKFIEKSGELQWADEHVIGISSDANDEILEGLRANFMGECTEVGMYIAMSRQADREGYPEVAEAYKRIEYEEADHASRFAEMLGEVVKASTSDNLAARVDAEYGACEGKKKLATLAKSMNLDAIHDSVHEMAKDEARHGCAFKGLLDRYFGK from the coding sequence GTGAAAAAGTTTGTATGTAGTGTTTGCGGCTATGTTCATGAAGGTGATTCTGCACCAGATAAGTGTCCAATATGTAATGCGGATAGTAGCAAATTTATTGAAAAAAGCGGTGAACTTCAATGGGCTGATGAGCATGTGATAGGGATTTCCTCAGATGCCAACGATGAAATCTTAGAAGGTTTAAGAGCTAATTTTATGGGAGAGTGTACTGAAGTTGGTATGTATATCGCTATGAGTAGGCAGGCAGACCGTGAAGGGTATCCAGAGGTTGCGGAAGCATATAAGAGAATAGAGTATGAGGAAGCAGACCATGCATCGCGTTTTGCTGAAATGTTAGGTGAAGTCGTAAAGGCAAGTACAAGTGATAACTTAGCAGCCAGAGTTGATGCAGAATACGGTGCTTGTGAAGGAAAGAAAAAACTCGCGACTCTTGCTAAGAGCATGAATCTCGATGCGATACATGATTCTGTGCATGAGATGGCAAAGGATGAGGCACGTCATGGATGTGCATTTAAGGGGTTATTAGACCGCTATTTTGGAAAGTAA
- a CDS encoding anthrax toxin lethal factor-related metalloendopeptidase, with translation MRKNKILILFLVIFTLTTTNIVTLLYLNHIIHSNSEQLVFAYDAIMVRDNEISRLEGLENENNRLTLENQTLNTTNENLTSQKEQLSREQSSLKQQVSEQSEEIVVLTNQNLNMNRVLEKYSYFLDYEPEILNEYQTYIKELEQKVESSGSFDIYEVPKRKKVYEGYTIWLEDGASERWADQAMDYLKLVPAKALEVLNKDKWYLIITPRSLEEVYHSGVENTIGLTIYYRKRIYIKNNEFSIDSCTLHEIGHALDALNSYQSFTEGFNDIFNEESAASGLSKYFTSSPTEYFAETFQNYFISPELTKRNAPKSYAFIEKFLEKYE, from the coding sequence ATGAGAAAAAATAAAATTCTGATTTTATTTCTTGTAATTTTTACACTCACTACAACCAATATTGTCACGTTGTTATACTTAAATCACATCATTCACAGCAATAGTGAACAGTTAGTATTCGCATATGATGCTATTATGGTACGAGACAATGAGATTAGCAGGTTGGAAGGATTAGAGAATGAAAATAACCGATTAACCTTAGAAAACCAAACACTGAATACGACAAATGAGAACCTAACCAGTCAAAAAGAACAATTATCTCGTGAGCAGTCTTCACTAAAACAACAGGTCTCTGAACAATCAGAGGAAATCGTGGTATTAACAAATCAGAATCTTAATATGAATAGGGTTCTGGAGAAATATAGCTATTTTCTAGATTATGAGCCTGAAATATTAAATGAATATCAAACCTATATTAAAGAACTAGAGCAGAAAGTAGAAAGTTCAGGCAGTTTTGATATTTACGAAGTTCCAAAGAGAAAAAAGGTATATGAAGGTTATACTATTTGGTTAGAAGATGGGGCCAGTGAAAGATGGGCAGATCAAGCCATGGATTATTTAAAACTAGTACCTGCGAAAGCATTGGAAGTACTAAATAAAGATAAATGGTATCTAATCATCACTCCAAGAAGCTTAGAAGAAGTGTATCATAGCGGTGTTGAAAACACGATAGGGCTAACGATATATTATAGAAAGCGTATTTACATAAAAAATAATGAATTTTCAATTGATTCGTGTACGTTACATGAGATAGGGCATGCATTGGATGCCTTAAATAGCTACCAATCGTTTACGGAAGGATTTAATGATATTTTTAATGAGGAAAGTGCAGCGTCTGGCTTATCGAAATACTTTACAAGCTCTCCAACGGAGTATTTTGCAGAGACTTTTCAAAATTATTTCATTAGCCCAGAATTAACAAAAAGAAATGCACCAAAATCATATGCATTTATTGAAAAATTTCTTGAGAAATATGAGTAG